One genomic window of Acidobacteriota bacterium includes the following:
- a CDS encoding HlyC/CorC family transporter — protein MDLLILIALIALNGVFALSELAIVSSRRTRLQMRADKGDRGAKVALKLQEDPSRFLSTVQVGITLIGIVAGAYGATALAEDVAPWIARVAPGLAKQAGLIAFGIVIAATTYLSLVIGELVPKRIAMAAPEAFASLIAPPMSFLSKVAFPIVFVLRGSTDLLLGLLGLSGVKTDAVTEEEIKSVLDEGAASGAIDDEERVMIRSVMRLADRDVRSIMTSRKDVTWLDIDEPPDVLLKQVAESGHSRFPVAKDDLEHVIAVVQTKDLLAASAGVRLPDFAQVGHKPLFVPDTMTVLNLLEKMQASPVQMALVIDELGHVDGIVTAADVLGAIAGDVAFSDADGLSRPQKREDGSWLIDGRMALEDLEIVLGTDVREEVDASYSTVAGLVINHLQRVPQLSDVITSNGWRFEVIDMDERRIDKLLVSRLPLRDDDPSG, from the coding sequence ATGGATCTTCTCATCTTGATTGCGCTGATCGCGCTGAACGGCGTGTTTGCGCTGTCTGAACTGGCGATTGTCTCGTCGCGCCGAACTCGCCTGCAGATGCGGGCCGACAAGGGGGACCGGGGTGCCAAGGTAGCGCTGAAGCTGCAGGAAGACCCGTCTCGGTTCCTGTCGACCGTGCAGGTGGGCATAACGCTGATCGGCATTGTGGCGGGCGCTTATGGCGCGACCGCCCTGGCGGAGGATGTCGCGCCGTGGATCGCGCGCGTCGCGCCGGGCCTGGCCAAGCAGGCCGGACTGATCGCCTTTGGCATTGTGATTGCGGCGACGACCTACCTGTCGCTGGTGATCGGCGAGCTTGTGCCGAAGCGGATCGCGATGGCGGCGCCGGAAGCGTTTGCGAGCCTCATTGCGCCGCCGATGTCATTCCTGTCCAAGGTCGCGTTCCCGATCGTGTTCGTGCTGCGCGGATCGACCGACCTGCTGCTCGGCCTGCTGGGCCTTTCGGGCGTCAAGACCGATGCGGTGACCGAGGAAGAGATCAAGTCCGTGCTCGACGAGGGGGCGGCCAGCGGCGCGATCGACGACGAAGAGCGGGTGATGATCCGCTCGGTGATGCGCCTGGCCGACCGGGACGTGCGCTCGATCATGACCTCGCGCAAGGATGTCACCTGGCTGGACATCGATGAGCCACCGGACGTGCTGCTGAAGCAGGTCGCGGAGAGCGGGCACTCGCGCTTCCCGGTCGCGAAGGACGACCTTGAGCACGTCATTGCGGTGGTGCAGACGAAGGACCTGCTGGCGGCATCGGCCGGCGTGCGGCTGCCGGATTTTGCGCAGGTCGGTCACAAGCCACTATTTGTGCCGGACACGATGACCGTGCTGAACCTGCTGGAGAAGATGCAGGCAAGCCCGGTGCAGATGGCACTGGTGATCGACGAACTGGGGCATGTCGACGGCATCGTGACGGCGGCAGACGTGTTGGGCGCCATCGCGGGCGATGTGGCTTTCTCGGATGCCGACGGCCTGTCGCGCCCGCAGAAACGCGAAGATGGTTCCTGGCTGATCGATGGGCGAATGGCGCTCGAGGATCTCGAGATTGTTCTGGGTACGGATGTCCGCGAGGAAGTGGATGCGTCCTATTCCACCGTGGCGGGCCTCGTGATCAACCACCTGCAACGCGTACCGCAGCTGTCGGACGTCATCACGTCGAATGGATGGCGGTTCGAGGTGATCGACATGGACGAGCGCCGGATCGACAAGCTGCTCGTCTCGCGCCTGCCGCTCAGGGATGACGACCCGAGCGGCTGA
- a CDS encoding carotenoid oxygenase family protein: protein MPSPVETAIRGVVTEGILKVANFNRARRKSKEPNPYLTGIHTPLKSEHTLTDLKVTGTIPPALNGVYLRNGPNPFTPPNPATHHWFAGDGMLHGVRLEGGKALWYRNRWVRSREISAALGEPPVPGPQSRFESANTNVVAMAGKIWAIVEAGGLPVEVSDMLETRARSDFGGLLAKGFTAHPHLDPLTGETHAICYNAMEPTVIWHTVLDTNGNVTRHEPIEVQDGPSIHDCMITKNYVIIMDLPVTFSMMALIMGENFPYRWNPKHAPRIGLLPRGGKGSDIIWCAIEPCYIFHPANACETEDGKVLMDAAVHSDMFADRQKGPNAPKVTFENLEIDPVARKVTRTVVDDQPQEFPRPDERRIGQPYRYAYAVALLPPGDPSWMGDSRLLKHDLAEKTREVHDFGRGRMPGEFVFVPAHASSGEDEGWLVGYVIDTNTDTTDLVILDAARFTAPPVASITIPHRIPPGFHGNWIPLA, encoded by the coding sequence ATGCCCAGCCCCGTTGAGACCGCCATCCGCGGTGTCGTCACCGAAGGCATCCTGAAAGTCGCGAACTTCAACCGCGCCCGCCGCAAGTCGAAGGAGCCGAACCCTTACCTCACCGGCATCCACACGCCGCTTAAATCCGAGCACACGCTGACCGACCTGAAAGTCACCGGCACCATCCCGCCGGCCCTGAATGGCGTCTACCTGCGCAATGGCCCGAACCCGTTCACGCCGCCCAACCCCGCCACCCACCACTGGTTCGCCGGCGACGGCATGCTCCACGGTGTGCGGCTGGAGGGCGGAAAGGCGCTCTGGTACCGCAACCGCTGGGTCCGCTCACGCGAGATCAGCGCCGCGCTCGGCGAGCCGCCGGTGCCCGGCCCGCAAAGCCGCTTCGAGAGCGCGAACACCAACGTCGTCGCCATGGCCGGAAAGATCTGGGCCATCGTCGAAGCAGGCGGCCTGCCGGTGGAGGTGTCCGACATGCTCGAAACCCGCGCCCGCAGCGATTTCGGCGGCCTGCTCGCCAAGGGCTTCACCGCCCACCCCCACCTCGATCCGCTGACCGGCGAGACCCACGCCATCTGCTACAATGCGATGGAGCCCACCGTCATCTGGCACACTGTTCTGGATACGAACGGAAACGTCACGCGCCACGAACCCATCGAAGTTCAGGACGGCCCCTCGATCCATGACTGCATGATCACGAAGAACTACGTCATCATCATGGACCTGCCGGTCACCTTCTCGATGATGGCCCTGATCATGGGCGAGAACTTCCCCTATCGCTGGAACCCCAAACATGCCCCCCGCATCGGCCTCCTCCCCCGCGGCGGCAAGGGCAGCGACATCATCTGGTGCGCCATCGAACCCTGCTACATCTTCCATCCCGCCAATGCCTGCGAAACCGAAGACGGCAAGGTGCTGATGGATGCGGCCGTTCATTCCGACATGTTCGCTGACCGGCAGAAGGGCCCCAACGCGCCGAAGGTGACCTTCGAGAATCTCGAGATTGATCCCGTCGCGCGCAAGGTGACGCGCACGGTGGTGGATGATCAGCCGCAGGAGTTTCCGCGTCCGGACGAACGCCGCATCGGCCAGCCTTACCGCTACGCCTATGCCGTCGCCCTGCTCCCGCCAGGCGATCCGAGCTGGATGGGCGACTCGCGCCTCCTTAAGCACGACCTCGCCGAGAAGACCCGCGAAGTCCATGATTTCGGGCGCGGCCGGATGCCTGGCGAATTCGTGTTCGTGCCGGCGCACGCCAGTTCGGGCGAAGACGAAGGCTGGCTCGTCGGTTATGTCATCGACACCAACACCGACACCACCGATCTCGTCATCCTTGATGCTGCCCGCTTCACCGCGCCGCCGGTTGCGTCGATCACCATCCCGCACCGGATCCCGCCCGGCTTCCACGGCAACTGGATTCCGCTCGCCTGA
- a CDS encoding TetR/AcrR family transcriptional regulator has translation MSENDNTVNINSEKNRYHHGDLRAALIEEGLKLIDAGPAEALSLREIARNAGVSATAVYRHFPDKAALIGALCLEGHARIAAAFRKAMDSAEPGIEAFNAMGRAYVSFALDHPALFRLMMTQTGRGPVEAPPPGGGEGADGMQMLVNAIDSVFGGDMPDKVREARRLKAWALVHGLAMLMLDGQVPADRSLIGAVVDARFL, from the coding sequence ATGTCCGAGAATGATAACACTGTCAACATCAATTCAGAAAAGAATCGCTATCACCACGGCGACCTGCGCGCGGCGCTGATCGAGGAAGGCCTGAAGCTGATCGATGCAGGGCCGGCCGAAGCGCTGAGCCTGCGCGAGATTGCGCGCAATGCGGGCGTTTCGGCGACGGCGGTCTACCGGCATTTCCCGGACAAGGCGGCGCTGATCGGGGCCCTGTGCCTGGAGGGGCATGCCCGGATTGCGGCGGCGTTCCGCAAGGCAATGGATTCGGCCGAGCCGGGGATAGAGGCCTTCAACGCGATGGGGCGGGCCTATGTTTCCTTCGCGCTGGACCATCCGGCGCTGTTCCGGCTGATGATGACCCAGACCGGGCGCGGACCGGTCGAGGCGCCGCCGCCGGGCGGCGGGGAAGGGGCGGACGGCATGCAGATGCTGGTCAACGCGATCGACAGCGTGTTCGGCGGTGACATGCCGGACAAGGTGCGCGAGGCGCGGCGGCTGAAGGCCTGGGCGCTGGTGCACGGCCTCGCCATGCTGATGCTGGACGGGCAGGTGCCGGCCGACCGCAGCCTGATCGGCGCAGTCGTCGACGCCCGGTTTTTATAG
- the hisB gene encoding imidazoleglycerol-phosphate dehydratase HisB, whose amino-acid sequence MTKTRTATITRKTKETDISVTVNLDGTGKSDIDTGIGFFDHMLDSLSRHSLIDLTVRCKGDLHIDFHHSVEDTGIVIGQAIAEALGDFGGITRFGHAYIPMDETLTRASVDLCKRPYLIWKVDFRRDKLGEMDTELFKEFFHALAGNGGMCLHVENIYGENNHHIAESCFKATARALRTAISVDPRLGGKPASTKGSL is encoded by the coding sequence ATGACCAAGACGCGCACCGCCACGATCACCCGGAAAACCAAGGAAACGGACATCTCGGTGACCGTTAACCTGGACGGCACCGGCAAGTCCGACATCGACACCGGCATCGGCTTCTTCGACCACATGCTGGACAGCCTCTCACGCCACTCGCTGATCGACCTGACCGTGCGCTGCAAGGGCGACCTGCACATCGATTTCCACCACTCGGTGGAAGATACCGGCATCGTCATCGGCCAGGCCATCGCCGAGGCCCTCGGCGACTTCGGTGGCATCACCCGCTTTGGCCACGCCTATATCCCGATGGACGAGACGCTGACGCGCGCCTCGGTGGACCTCTGCAAGCGCCCCTATTTGATCTGGAAGGTTGATTTCCGGCGCGACAAGCTCGGCGAGATGGATACCGAACTCTTCAAGGAGTTCTTCCACGCCCTCGCCGGCAATGGCGGCATGTGCCTTCACGTCGAGAACATCTACGGTGAGAACAACCACCACATCGCCGAAAGCTGCTTCAAGGCCACCGCCCGCGCCCTGCGCACCGCCATCTCGGTCGACCCCCGCCTCGGCGGCAAACCCGCCAGCACCAAGGGCAGCCTCTAG
- a CDS encoding EAL domain-containing protein — MKQETVIGRLVGKASIPAFAAMAGGFLSIILFSSVFVIGVVYRWAAGLEPFSFAVPYPILLVMLIVCVSISAGCCFLAAKPFQAIFQRFTAYMLTNRFDAEAELEALQFPELRRLRVATTRTVRKLRRENETLRMIAYRDARTGLPNAIALERHVNATLPEASFEFPAAFLLLDIDRFGQLLEQVGTANGELLIEGAAKRLTKALADLGDPAAVALRSSMLSALSADKFALYLPMAINRDHVISIARAIRAAFAEPFDLPTRQITMSISGGIVMAPEDAESFAKLMSNAKLAVRLVRSEAQSGFRFFTPRLTRIVQGRYRFEAELRDAVANKEFKAVFQPKIDFETGRIMGAEALARWRRPNGKLISPATFIPVAEQAGLIDAIGMQILEAACEAARSWQLEGFDLTVAVNVSPSQFQRNDLTDSIMAVLRRTGLHPNRLELEITESMAVNDPARVAEFISPLRAMGTKLAIDDFGTGHSNLATLTQLPFDVFKIDRQFVSALETDRQAPAIVEMILAMAETLGLKTVAEGVETTRQAEFLRRRGCSMAQGFLYSPGLPETAFLDFLRAWRPGQASGADEDAGGQERQAPRR; from the coding sequence GTGAAGCAGGAAACGGTCATCGGCCGTCTGGTCGGCAAGGCGTCCATACCGGCATTTGCCGCGATGGCCGGCGGCTTTTTGTCGATCATCCTGTTCTCGTCCGTCTTCGTCATCGGGGTCGTCTATCGCTGGGCGGCGGGGCTCGAACCGTTCAGTTTCGCAGTGCCCTATCCCATCCTGCTGGTGATGCTCATCGTGTGCGTGTCGATCTCGGCCGGGTGCTGTTTCCTTGCGGCTAAGCCCTTCCAGGCCATCTTCCAGCGCTTCACGGCCTACATGCTGACCAACCGGTTCGACGCCGAAGCGGAACTGGAAGCCCTGCAGTTTCCGGAGCTGCGGCGGCTGCGCGTGGCGACGACGCGCACGGTGCGCAAGCTGCGCCGCGAGAACGAGACGCTGCGGATGATCGCCTACCGCGACGCCCGCACGGGCTTGCCGAACGCGATCGCGCTGGAGCGGCACGTGAATGCGACGCTGCCCGAGGCGTCGTTCGAGTTTCCGGCTGCTTTCCTGCTGCTCGACATCGACCGGTTCGGGCAATTGCTGGAGCAGGTCGGCACCGCGAACGGCGAACTGTTGATCGAAGGCGCGGCCAAACGCCTGACCAAGGCGCTGGCTGACCTTGGCGACCCGGCGGCCGTGGCGCTGCGGTCGAGCATGCTGTCGGCCTTGTCGGCGGACAAGTTCGCCCTCTACCTGCCGATGGCGATCAACCGCGACCATGTCATTTCAATCGCCCGCGCAATCCGGGCGGCCTTCGCCGAGCCATTCGACCTGCCGACGCGCCAGATCACCATGTCGATCTCGGGCGGCATCGTGATGGCGCCGGAAGATGCCGAGTCGTTCGCCAAGCTGATGTCGAACGCGAAGCTGGCGGTGCGTCTCGTGCGCTCGGAGGCGCAGTCAGGCTTCCGCTTCTTCACGCCGCGCCTGACGCGCATCGTGCAAGGACGTTACCGCTTCGAGGCAGAGCTGCGCGATGCCGTCGCCAACAAGGAATTCAAGGCGGTCTTCCAGCCGAAGATCGATTTCGAGACGGGCAGGATCATGGGCGCCGAAGCGCTGGCGCGCTGGCGGCGGCCGAACGGCAAGCTGATCTCGCCGGCAACCTTCATTCCGGTGGCGGAGCAGGCCGGCCTGATCGATGCCATCGGCATGCAGATCCTGGAGGCAGCCTGCGAGGCGGCGCGCAGCTGGCAGCTTGAGGGCTTCGATCTCACGGTTGCGGTGAACGTCTCGCCGAGCCAGTTCCAGCGCAATGACCTGACGGACTCGATCATGGCAGTGCTGCGCCGGACGGGGCTGCATCCCAACCGGCTGGAACTGGAGATTACCGAGAGCATGGCGGTGAACGATCCGGCGCGCGTGGCGGAGTTCATCTCGCCGCTGCGCGCGATGGGCACGAAGCTCGCGATCGACGATTTCGGCACCGGCCATTCGAACCTCGCCACGCTGACGCAGCTGCCGTTCGACGTGTTCAAGATCGACCGCCAGTTTGTGTCGGCGCTGGAGACTGACCGGCAGGCGCCGGCGATCGTCGAGATGATCCTCGCAATGGCGGAGACGCTCGGCCTGAAGACGGTTGCCGAAGGCGTGGAGACGACGCGGCAGGCGGAATTCCTGCGCCGGCGCGGGTGCTCGATGGCGCAAGGCTTCCTCTACTCACCGGGCCTGCCCGAGACGGCGTTCCTCGACTTCCTGCGCGCCTGGCGCCCGGGGCAGGCGAGCGGCGCCGACGAGGACGCGGGCGGGCAGGAGCGTCAGGCGCCCCGCCGGTAG
- a CDS encoding GNAT family N-acetyltransferase, with the protein MERCRRDHRLQGHGPSPEGYPDGPRRHGRHARQDEGRRVTPPILETERLRLRPAEAADLDPIAGFWADLSVVRFIGGKPRTRQEVWFALLRGAGMWDMLGFGFWTVTDRATGEIYGECGFADFKRGLPENLVPGTESGWVLGPAAWGRGIASEAVSAIHGWFDQTRPGVSHCIINPGNTGSIRVAEKTGYVQTGSTLFNGEEINTYRRGA; encoded by the coding sequence ATGGAACGATGCCGGCGAGATCACCGACTTCAAGGTCATGGTCCGTCCCCTGAAGGCTATCCAGACGGTCCACGCCGCCATGGGCGCCATGCTCGCCAAGATGAAGGCCGGCGCGTGACACCCCCCATCCTCGAAACCGAACGCCTGCGGCTGCGCCCGGCCGAGGCGGCTGACCTCGATCCGATCGCCGGCTTCTGGGCAGACCTGTCCGTCGTGCGCTTCATCGGCGGCAAGCCGCGCACCCGGCAGGAAGTCTGGTTCGCACTGCTGCGCGGCGCCGGCATGTGGGACATGCTCGGCTTCGGCTTCTGGACCGTGACTGATCGGGCGACCGGCGAAATCTACGGCGAATGCGGCTTCGCCGATTTCAAGCGCGGGCTGCCCGAAAACCTTGTTCCGGGTACGGAGAGTGGCTGGGTGCTCGGTCCGGCCGCCTGGGGCCGCGGCATCGCATCAGAGGCCGTGTCGGCCATCCATGGATGGTTCGACCAGACGCGCCCCGGCGTCAGCCATTGCATCATCAATCCGGGCAATACCGGCTCGATCCGCGTCGCCGAGAAGACCGGCTATGTCCAGACGGGCAGCACCCTGTTCAACGGCGAGGAAATCAACACCTACCGGCGGGGCGCCTGA
- a CDS encoding nuclear transport factor 2 family protein produces the protein MPAHLIPLAGHSRNLQAWIDWILDDHSPAGLSAILADDVVFKSPVVHTPQQGKAITMAYLLAAGQTLNNDSFRYTRVFDCDQRAVLEFETTMDGILVNGVDMIEWNDAGEITDFKVMVRPLKAIQTVHAAMGAMLAKMKAGA, from the coding sequence ATGCCAGCCCATCTTATCCCGCTTGCCGGTCACAGCCGGAACCTTCAGGCCTGGATCGACTGGATCCTGGACGACCATTCCCCGGCCGGCCTTTCGGCCATCCTCGCCGACGACGTCGTGTTCAAGAGCCCGGTTGTCCACACCCCGCAGCAAGGCAAGGCCATCACCATGGCCTACCTGCTCGCAGCCGGCCAGACGCTGAACAATGACAGCTTCCGCTATACGCGCGTGTTCGACTGCGACCAGCGCGCCGTGCTGGAATTCGAGACCACGATGGACGGCATCCTCGTCAACGGCGTCGACATGATAGAATGGAACGATGCCGGCGAGATCACCGACTTCAAGGTCATGGTCCGTCCCCTGAAGGCTATCCAGACGGTCCACGCCGCCATGGGCGCCATGCTCGCCAAGATGAAGGCCGGCGCGTGA
- a CDS encoding alpha/beta hydrolase, protein MTDPMDPDVRALLAELTPSPISAAPGQNMLPPNARCDVGDTPLWRGHAGPATLFVHGWNDTHRIWRQFAQDFLSNTRPVLLMDLPAHGASKATSYGGDVAGESVRSVCAAEAPIDAIIAHSFGCIATANALKAGAKADYVVLIAPPVLGWAESHRRQGTDPEVLARALAIVEKSGGGELGAFDFASALAGYDGKLLFIGSDADLGCPLDEIERVAEAVPGARVEGFSGLDHRQLCLDRGVLAAILSFLGYA, encoded by the coding sequence ATGACAGACCCCATGGATCCGGACGTCCGCGCCTTGCTGGCCGAACTCACGCCGAGCCCGATAAGCGCCGCGCCTGGCCAGAACATGTTGCCGCCCAATGCCCGCTGCGATGTCGGCGACACGCCGCTCTGGCGGGGCCATGCGGGCCCTGCCACATTGTTCGTACACGGCTGGAACGACACGCACCGCATCTGGCGCCAGTTCGCGCAGGACTTCCTGTCGAACACCCGCCCTGTCCTTCTGATGGACCTGCCTGCCCACGGCGCCTCGAAGGCAACCTCGTATGGCGGCGACGTGGCCGGCGAGTCCGTTCGCAGCGTCTGTGCGGCCGAGGCTCCGATCGACGCGATCATCGCTCATTCCTTTGGCTGCATTGCCACGGCCAACGCGCTGAAGGCCGGCGCGAAGGCCGACTACGTGGTCCTGATTGCGCCGCCGGTGCTTGGTTGGGCCGAATCGCACCGCCGGCAGGGCACCGACCCCGAAGTGCTGGCGCGCGCCCTGGCCATCGTCGAGAAGTCCGGCGGAGGCGAACTCGGCGCGTTCGATTTCGCCAGTGCCCTCGCTGGCTATGACGGCAAGCTGCTCTTCATCGGTTCGGACGCCGACCTCGGTTGCCCGCTCGACGAAATCGAGCGCGTGGCCGAAGCGGTGCCCGGCGCACGCGTCGAAGGCTTCAGCGGCCTGGACCACCGCCAACTCTGTCTCGACCGGGGCGTCCTGGCGGCCATCCTGTCCTTCCTCGGCTACGCCTGA
- a CDS encoding formate/nitrite transporter family protein codes for MSDNGPAPEDEADTHISAEEQVEARELTRLKSRVVYEIIRQEGESELKRPQSSIWWSGIAAGVGVSLSLMTEAMFRAHLPDAPWRPLVENIGYTSGFLLVMLSRLQLFTENTITTVLPTFANPCRRTMLGTSRLWGIVFVANMIGTFLAAIIFAHGGILPAEVVAAALDLSRDVAAWDAGQTFTRAIPAGFLIAAVVWMMPSSEGSEFWVIFLFTYIIALGEMAHVVVGSVELFLLVVTGEGNAAKLIVVNLLPALCGNILGGTGLFALLAWGQVSTEITDKAP; via the coding sequence ATGAGCGACAACGGCCCCGCACCCGAAGACGAAGCTGACACCCACATCTCCGCCGAGGAGCAGGTCGAGGCGCGCGAACTGACGCGCCTGAAATCGCGGGTTGTCTACGAAATCATCCGGCAGGAAGGCGAGAGCGAACTCAAGCGGCCGCAATCCTCGATCTGGTGGTCCGGCATCGCGGCCGGCGTCGGCGTCTCGCTGTCGCTGATGACCGAAGCAATGTTCCGCGCCCACCTTCCCGACGCGCCCTGGCGCCCGCTGGTCGAGAATATCGGCTACACCTCCGGTTTCCTGCTCGTCATGCTGTCCCGGCTGCAGCTGTTTACCGAGAACACGATCACCACGGTCCTGCCAACGTTTGCCAATCCCTGCCGTCGCACCATGCTGGGCACATCCCGCCTCTGGGGCATCGTGTTCGTGGCCAACATGATCGGCACCTTCCTGGCCGCGATCATCTTCGCGCATGGCGGCATTCTGCCCGCCGAAGTCGTCGCGGCCGCCCTCGATCTCAGCCGCGACGTCGCGGCCTGGGACGCAGGCCAGACCTTCACCCGCGCAATCCCCGCCGGCTTCCTGATCGCCGCAGTTGTCTGGATGATGCCCAGCTCCGAAGGCAGCGAGTTCTGGGTCATCTTTCTCTTCACCTACATCATCGCGCTTGGCGAAATGGCGCATGTGGTCGTCGGCTCGGTCGAACTTTTCCTGCTGGTGGTCACCGGCGAGGGCAACGCCGCAAAGCTGATCGTCGTGAACCTCCTGCCCGCGCTCTGCGGCAACATCCTTGGAGGCACAGGCCTTTTCGCCCTCCTCGCCTGGGGCCAGGTCAGCACCGAGATCACCGACAAGGCCCCTTGA
- a CDS encoding CoA ester lyase codes for MSQKTPRNFFKPLAIGAPDPLRDLPVRLERMIHFVPGHNEKIRPKVPDMAKQADVILANLEDAIPADAKDAARAGAVEIGNMLDWQKSGTGFWARVNCLNSPWFLDDVTDLVLKAGHQLDVIMLPKVEGPWDIHYADQFVAQLEAKAGLSRPILFHAILETAEGVARVEEIALASPRMQGISLGPADLAASRKMKTTRVGGGHPFYRVLEDPHADGAPRANAQQDLWHYTIARLVDACRMAGINAFYGPFGDISDLDACEQQFRNAFLLGCAGAWSLHPNQIAIAKRVFSPDPDEVKFARRILAAMPDGTGVAMLDGKMQDDATWKQAKVISDLADLVAAKDPDLAAAYAG; via the coding sequence ATGTCTCAGAAAACGCCGCGCAATTTCTTCAAGCCCCTCGCCATCGGCGCGCCGGACCCGCTCCGCGACCTGCCCGTGCGCCTCGAACGGATGATCCATTTTGTCCCCGGCCATAACGAGAAGATCCGCCCGAAAGTGCCGGACATGGCCAAGCAGGCCGATGTCATCCTGGCAAACCTTGAAGACGCCATCCCGGCCGATGCCAAGGACGCCGCGCGCGCCGGCGCCGTCGAGATCGGAAACATGCTGGACTGGCAAAAATCCGGCACCGGCTTCTGGGCCCGCGTGAACTGCCTCAATTCCCCCTGGTTCCTCGATGACGTGACCGATCTCGTCCTCAAGGCCGGTCACCAGCTTGATGTCATCATGCTGCCGAAGGTCGAAGGCCCGTGGGACATTCACTACGCAGACCAGTTCGTTGCCCAGCTTGAAGCCAAGGCCGGTCTCTCCCGCCCGATACTCTTCCACGCCATTCTCGAAACGGCCGAAGGCGTCGCCCGAGTCGAGGAGATCGCCCTCGCCTCCCCCCGCATGCAGGGCATCTCGCTCGGCCCCGCAGACCTCGCCGCCAGCCGCAAGATGAAAACCACCCGCGTCGGCGGCGGCCACCCCTTCTACCGCGTCCTCGAGGATCCGCATGCAGACGGCGCCCCGCGCGCCAATGCCCAGCAGGATCTCTGGCACTATACAATCGCCCGCCTCGTGGACGCCTGCCGCATGGCCGGCATCAACGCCTTCTACGGCCCCTTCGGTGACATCTCCGATCTCGATGCCTGCGAACAACAATTCCGCAACGCCTTCCTCCTCGGCTGCGCCGGCGCCTGGTCGCTCCACCCCAACCAGATCGCCATTGCCAAGCGCGTCTTCTCTCCGGACCCGGACGAAGTGAAGTTCGCTCGGCGCATCCTCGCCGCCATGCCCGACGGAACAGGCGTGGCCATGCTTGACGGCAAGATGCAGGACGACGCCACCTGGAAACAGGCCAAGGTCATCTCCGACCTCGCCGATCTCGTCGCCGCCAAGGACCCGGACCTCGCCGCCGCCTACGCGGGATAA
- a CDS encoding YqaE/Pmp3 family membrane protein translates to MSFLMILLTILLPPLPVLLKEGLGLHFLLNVLLTLIGWLPGVIHAFWIQTRGGAAAAG, encoded by the coding sequence ATGTCGTTCCTGATGATCCTGCTGACCATCCTGCTGCCGCCGCTGCCCGTGCTCCTGAAGGAAGGGCTCGGCCTGCATTTCCTGCTCAACGTGTTGCTGACGCTGATCGGCTGGTTGCCGGGCGTCATCCACGCATTCTGGATCCAGACGCGCGGCGGCGCAGCGGCCGCCGGCTAG
- a CDS encoding tyrosine recombinase produces the protein MSDHTRIGAFLEMMSAERGASPNTLDAYGRDLLDASEFCRSHLTRAKPAELSAWVADLADRGLAPASQARKISALRRFFRFLFEEGDRKDDPTVRLDGPSPTRDVPDVLSREEMRRLIDACDGDARLTCLVELLYGAGLRASELVSLTLGSLPRRKGTRWVTQDIIIRGKGGKERLCPLGAPALASLSAWLAERQGKDDRARAEDFVFPSRGASGHLTRRRLGQLLESLAMQAGLDPARVHPHALRHAYATHLLQGGADLRSVQTLLGHADIATTQIYTHVLTDELQELLETAHPMAG, from the coding sequence TACCCGCATCGGCGCCTTTCTCGAGATGATGTCGGCTGAGCGGGGCGCGAGCCCCAATACGCTCGATGCGTATGGCCGCGACCTGTTGGACGCCTCGGAGTTCTGCCGCAGCCATTTGACGCGCGCCAAACCGGCCGAACTGAGCGCCTGGGTCGCCGATCTTGCCGATCGCGGTCTCGCGCCCGCCTCGCAGGCCCGCAAGATATCGGCGCTTCGCCGGTTCTTCCGCTTCCTGTTCGAAGAGGGCGACCGCAAGGACGACCCGACGGTCCGCCTCGATGGCCCCTCCCCGACGAGGGATGTACCGGACGTGCTCAGCCGGGAAGAAATGCGCCGTCTCATAGATGCCTGCGACGGGGATGCGCGTCTCACCTGCCTGGTCGAACTGCTCTACGGCGCGGGCCTGCGCGCCTCGGAGCTTGTCTCCCTGACCTTGGGCAGCCTGCCGCGCCGCAAGGGAACCCGCTGGGTCACGCAGGACATCATCATCCGCGGCAAGGGCGGCAAGGAACGCCTCTGCCCGCTCGGCGCGCCGGCGCTCGCCTCCCTTTCCGCCTGGCTGGCCGAACGTCAGGGCAAGGACGACCGGGCCCGCGCCGAGGACTTCGTCTTCCCCTCGCGCGGCGCCAGTGGCCACCTTACCCGCCGCCGCCTGGGCCAGTTGCTGGAATCGCTCGCGATGCAGGCCGGGCTGGACCCTGCCCGCGTGCATCCGCACGCCCTGCGCCACGCCTATGCCACCCACCTGCTGCAAGGCGGCGCCGACCTGCGCAGCGTCCAGACCCTGCTCGGCCATGCCGACATCGCCACGACGCAGATCTATACCCACGTGCTGACCGACGAACTCCAGGAACTCCTCGAAACCGCACATCCGATGGCCGGCTGA